One window of the Macaca thibetana thibetana isolate TM-01 chromosome 1, ASM2454274v1, whole genome shotgun sequence genome contains the following:
- the GPR37L1 gene encoding G-protein coupled receptor 37-like 1, whose protein sequence is MRWLWPLAVSLAVILAVGLSRVSGGAPLHLGRHRAETQEQQNRSKRGTEDEEAKGVQQYVPEEWAEYPRPIHPAGLQPTKPLVATSPNPDKDGGTPGSGQELRGNLTGAPGQRLQIQNPLYPVTESSYSAYAIMLLALVVFAVGIVGNLSVMCIVWHSYYLKSAWNSILASLALWDFLVLFFCLPIVIFNEITKQRLLGDVSCRAVPFMEVSSLGVTTFSLCALGIDRFHVATSTLPKVRPIERCQSILAKLAVIWVGSMTLAVPELLLWQLAQEPAPTMGTLDSCIMKPSASLPESLYSLVMTYQNARMWWYFGCYFCLPILFTVTCQLVTWRVRGPPGRKSECRASKHEQCESQLNSTVVGLTVVYAFCTLPENVCNIVVAYLSTELTRQTLDLLGLINQFSAFFKGAITPVLLLCICRPLGRAFLDCCCCCCCEECGGASEASAASGSDNKLKTEVSSSIYFHKPRESPPLLPLGTPC, encoded by the exons ATGCGGTGGCTGTGGCCCCTGGCTGTCTCTCTTGCTGTGATTTTGGCTGTGGGGCTAAGCAGGGTCTCTGGGGGTGCCCCCCTGCACCTGGGAAGGCACAGAGCCGAGACCCAGGAGCAGCAGAACCGATCCAAGAGGGGCACCGAGGATGAGGAGGCCAAGGGAGTGCAGCAGTATGTGCCTGAGGAGTGGGCGGAGTACCCCCGGCCCATTCATCCTGCTGGACTGCAGCCCACCAAGCCCTTGGTGGCCACCAGCCCTAACCCCGACAAGGATGGGGGCACCCCAGGCAGCGGGCAGGAGCTGAGGGGTAATCTGACGGGGGCAccggggcagaggctgcagatcCAGAACCCCCTGTATCCGGTGACCGAGAGCTCCTACAGTGCCTATGCCATCATGCTCCTGGCGCTGGTGGTGTTTGCGGTGGGCATCGTGGGCAACCTGTCGGTCATGTGCATCGTGTGGCACAGCTACTACCTGAAGAGCGCCTGGAACTCTATCCTTGCCAGCCTGGCCCTCTGGGATTTTCTGGtcctctttttctgcctccctaTTGTCATCTTCAATGAGATCACCAAGCAGAGGCTACTGGGTGACGTTTCTTGTCGGGCCGTGCCCTTCATGGAG GTCTCCTCTCTGGGAGTCACGACTTTCAGCCTCTGTGCCCTGGGCATTGACCGCTTCCACGTGGCCACCAGCACCCTGCCCAAGGTGAGGCCCATCGAGCGGTGCCAATCTATCCTGGCCAAGCTGGCTGTCATCTGGGTGGGCTCCATGACGCTGGCCGTGCCCGAGCTCCTGCTGTGGCAACTGGCACAGGAGCCTGCCCCCACCATGGGCACCCTGGACTCGTGCATCATGAAACCCTCAGCCAGCCTGCCCGAGTCCCTGTACTCACTGGTGATGACCTACCAGAACGCCCGCATGTGGTGGTACTTTGGCTGCTACTTCTGCCTGCCCATCCTCTTCACGGTCACCTGCCAGCTGGTGACGTGGCGGGTGCGAGGCCCTCCGGGGAGGAAGTCGGAGTGCAGGGCCAGCAAGCACGAGCAGTGTGAGAGCCAGCTCAACAGCACCGTGGTGGGCCTGACCGTGGTCTACGCCTTCTGCACCCTCCCAGAGAACGTCTGCAACATTGTGGTGGCCTACCTTTCCACCGAGCTGACCCGCCAGACCCTGGACCTCCTGGGCCTCATCAACCAGTTCTCTGCCTTCTTCAAGGGCGCCATCACCCCGGTGCTGCTCCTATGCATCTGCAGGCCGCTGGGCCGGGCCTTCCTggactgctgctgctgctgctgctgtgaggAGTGCGGCGGGGCTTCGGAGGCCTCGGCCGCCAGTGGCTCGGACAACAAGCTCAAGACCGAGGTGTCCTCTTCCATCTACTTCCACAAGCCCAGGGAGTCACCCCCGCTCCTGCCCCTGGGCACACCTTGCTGA